The genomic segment CACACTGTTATCATCCACAGCTACAATGCCATTAATTTCAAGGAACGAAAAGTGATATTTGTACCTTAAAGAACATGAATAATGATTTATTGCAAATTGTCAACTAGAATCGCCAGTTAATGGACCTTTTTTGAAGTCATTATGATCTCATCGCATGAAATAATTTTACCTTTCTTTGTTATTTGATTGTTGCCTATGAACATTTTGTGTGCTTCCAGTTAATTGATCTTTAGGAGAGTCATTCTAGATTTATTGTCCCATAACAATCTTTAGCTAATATATTACTGgttttcttttgggttggcagACCACACTTTTGGATTACATCAGGAAAAGCAAGGTATGAATCGATTATTTTTATTGATGTTCACGTTGAGGTACATTATTTGTAATGCCATTATCATTTGATGACTTTAGAAGAAGTACCTTATTCTGTCTTATGTTATGATACTTGAATAGCTGGGAACTAAATCTTAGACAACCTACTGTAGGTGGCAGCATCTGAAGCAGGTGGAATTACTCAAGGCATGGGGGCATACAAGGTACAAGTACCTTTTGATGGCAAGCCACAGACTTGTGTTTTCCTTGACACCCCTGGACATGAGGTAATTAATGATGTAGCACTGGTTCTAACTTTTAACTGCTTATTCatgcaagtttttttttctttttttaaaatttttatgtcAAATGCTCTTCTTGGAGATTTTGCAGACATATCTTAAAAGGCCTTTATCAAGATGAATTATCTAACATAACTGTAAAAATGGTTGGATAGGCATTTGGAGCAATGAGAGCTCGTGGAGCCAGAGTAACAGACATTGCTGTTATTGTAGTTGCTACTGATGATGGAATTCGACCTCAAACAGAAGAGGCCATTGCTCATGCCAAAGCAGCTGGAGTGCGAATTGTTATTGCTATAAACAAAGTACGCTTGCATTTATTCTGAGATTTTTCACTGTGTGTTGGCTTGTATATCATTTAGTCTCATTTGCATTCTGCTTTTGATGTATGAAACATGATGACAAATCTCCTCTTGCTTATGGGAGTTGGCATTTTCAGTTCTCATAATCACGATACTGCTCAAGTTTGATGTTTCTAGATTTTTGCATCATAGCATATTATCTTATATGCATTCTGTTCTTTggaataattttaaaagtcatttGGGTTTCTGATTGACGGAATGTATAGCAAGGAGCACTACCTGCAGGTTGCTTCTAtctcaaaaaaacaaaaattcctGACAATTAAAAGTGTCAGCATAGAAATCGATATTTTAATATTGTATTATACCTATCCTGACACTTTcaattatcaagaaaatgaatttttgttggCAGATGGAATGTTATAACAGCATAGTTTTCTTGACATGTTGAATAGTATGAGTCTATCCCCATATTGAAAGGGACAACACTCGCTCTAGGTGTGAGGATAGATAAAGTGTCAGGTTAAATTATCTATACTGATATTTTTAAATGTCGTTAAAAGCCATTTTTGTTCTAGATCTAGAACTACTGCACAACAAAGATACTGATGATTCATCAGTCAAATGGTATCAAATGCTTCAAAGCATCTTACGAGGGCCTTGAAAATAAACTAATAACTTTGGACGAACAAATCTTCTCGATATTGTTGAATCCGAGCTTTAATTTGGAAGATTTCGATAAATGCATCGAATGAAGAGGATCTAAGCTGTTAATGTAGTTTGCAAAATAGGAAAGGTTTGCACCTTTTGAAGCACCTTTTCACAGTGAAACTGCATGTTCCTTTGAAAGGTTATATGTGAACAGTTTCTAACAGTTTTCTGAATATTGTGGGTGTATAAATCAATGTGTTGAACACCAGAAAACTAACTTAAGCATTTTTATTCTTGACTAGACAAATCCAAGAACTTGCTACTTGGTTGCCTAATTAGAATTCATTGTATCCTAGAGTTTTTGCCTAGAAACCGGACTAGCAAGATAGTGGAGGCAATCAAACTTCAAGGAAAGTGATTACACGCCTTGAATTCTTCAAGTTTTGATCCCCATTTATGTAAACTTATTTCTATAGAATTCTCTcttgaatttttctggtttgactCAATACAGTCTTGTACTTCTAtattacattttccttcaatcttGAAGTTTGATTGATTGACAAGAATGGAGTCTACACAAGAGAGTGCCATCAAAGTTATGAACCAAGATTTCGTTAAGTTGGATAAACTTGATGGAACCGGAACCAACTTCAACCGTTGGAAGGACAAACTTATGTTCTTCCTCACTGCATTGAAGGTGGCTTACATTTTCAATCCGAATCTTTCAGAAATTCCTGCTCCAGCGGAGGGTGAGTCCGAGGAAGTGACAAAGCAAAGACAAAAGCGTGAAGAGGACGAGATTATTTGCCGAGACCACATTCTCAACACCCTCTCGGATAGTTACTACGATATGTTCCAAGGAGTACGAAATCCAAGAAAAATCTGGGCTGCAATTGAGCGAGAGTATACAACCCAAAAGCAAGGCACAGATAAGTTTCTCATTAAGAAATATTTTGAGTTTAAGTTGGCTGATTCCTTTTCTCTGATggaccaaattcataatcttcAAGTGATAGTTTCTAAACTTAAAGATTATGGTGTTGAAGTTTTGAATCTTTCCAAGTTGGTGCAATAATTGCGAAGTTGCCACCATTATGGAATGATTACCAAAAGAAGTTACTTCACACTTCTGAAACTTTAACTTTATCTAGTGTTTTGAAACATCTTAGAATTGAAGAAGGGGCCAGAATActtcaaaaactagaaattgaCAATGCTTCTAAGACTAATATGGTTGAAGAGAAAATGAATTCTGGTAGTAAGAGAAAGAGGCCTGAGAATACTAATTCAAAAgacaataagaaaaaaaatagaaattgttACAATTGTGGTAAGAAATGTCATTATAAGGCCGAGCACAAActcaacaagaaacaaaagaaaaatgttgCTCCAAGTGCTAATCTTGTTGATGAGTGTGCAGAAATTGTAGCAATGATGACTTTTGGTACGCTGACTGAACTTCATATGACGACACCTACGTCTTCAAAGGATTGGTGGTATGATTCTGGTGCTGCAATTCATGTTTGCAATGAAAAGAATCAGTTCAAGAGTTATGAACTTCTTGAAGGTCATGAAGTTGTCATGGCAAATGGAGTGAGAGCCAAGGTTCATGGCAAAGGGGATGTGCATCTTCAATTCACATCCGGTAAAAAGTTAATCCTTACCAACGTACTTCATGTTCATGACGTTGTTAAGAATTTAGTGTCTACAGACATTCTTAACAAGAAAGGATTGAAGGCTGTACTAGAGTCAAATAATGTAATTTTGTCAAAGAATGATGTATTTGTAGGGAAGGGCTATTCTTGTAATGGAATGTTCAAGTTGAGTATTAATAGAGTGAATGATATTTCTATTTACTCTTTGGCTTCTACTTTTTCTACTTGTTCTTATTTTTTATGGCATGGTAGGTTAGGACATATGAATCATAAAGTGTTGAAATTTATGTCTAAAGATGGCCTAATTTCATATAATGACCTTGAAAATAAGAAATGTGAAACTTGTGTTCAAACCAAGATTACAAGGTTGTCTTTTCCTAAAGTTGAACGACAAATATAAATGCTTGATCTTGTGCATTCTGATGTGTGTGAATTCAATGGTTTTCTAACTAGAGGAGGATATAGATACTTTGTCACATTCATAGATGATTGTTCTAGGTTTGTGTATGTGTATCTTATGAAACACAAAGAAGAAGTATTTGGTATGTTTAAAACATACAAGGCTTTAGCAGAAAATCAATtgaataagaaaattaaaattttgagaagtgaTAGAGAGGGTGAGTACTTCCCTAGTGAATTCTTGAAATTTTGTGAAGAAAGTAAAATTGTACACCAAACAATGAACCATACacaccacaacaaaatggtttgACTGAAAGGAAAAATCGAACTCTTGAAGATATAGTTAATTCCATGCTTGTGAGTTCAGGGTTGCCAAATAATTTGTGGGGTGAACCTTTGTTAGTTGCATGTCATGTTCATAATAGAATTCCTTCCTTAAAAACTAGAATTTCTCCCTATGAAGTGtggaaaaatagaaaatcaaATCTGTCTTATTTAAGGATTTGGGGTTGTATATCCTACTATAGGGTTCCTGATAATAAAAGAACTAAATTGGGACCTAGAGCCCTTAAAAGTGTGATCGTTGGCTATGCAGAAAATTCGAAAGCTTATGGACTACTTGATCTTGGTTCAAATATAATAGTTGAGTCAAGGGATGTTGAGTTCTTTGAATATAAGTTTTTTAAAGACTCAACAGTTACTATAAGTCCATCCTCTCCAAATGCAACCTCTTCTAGTGatataaaaacaaaagaaattgataCTCCTAGTGAACCTAGGAGGAGTcaaagacaaagaaaagaaaaacaattgcCCCCGGACTTTGTGTCTCTTCAAGCTATTGTTTTTCTAGTAGAAGGAAATAGAGATTTTCTACTGAATAAAACTCCAATTTTGTTGAATGTAGAGGATGATCCTAAGACATATGATGAAGCTACGAAATCGAGTGATGCTGCATTTTGGAAAGAGGCTGTGAATGATGAAATAGACTCAATATTGTCTAACAATACTTGGGTTCTTGTTGAATTGCCTCAAGGTTCTAAACCTATTGGTTGTAAGTGGGTATTTCGCAAGAAATATGCTACTAATGGAACTATTCTTGCTTACAAGGCTAGATTAGTGGCTAAAGGCTATAGACAAAAGGAAGGAATAGACTATTTTGACACATATGCACCTATGGTTAGGATAACCTCTGTTAGAGTATTACTAGTTTTAGCTTCTGTTTTTAGCTTTCATGtacatcaaatggatgttaaaacagATTTCTTAAATGGTGATTTGAATGAGGAGGTGTACATGAATCAACCGGAAGGTTTTGTACTCTCGGGTAATGAACATAAGGTGTGTAAActagtgaagtttttatatggCTTGAAACAAGCTC from the Coffea arabica cultivar ET-39 chromosome 11e, Coffea Arabica ET-39 HiFi, whole genome shotgun sequence genome contains:
- the LOC140021415 gene encoding uncharacterized protein: MESTQESAIKVMNQDFVKLDKLDGTGTNFNRWKDKLMFFLTALKVAYIFNPNLSEIPAPAEGESEEVTKQRQKREEDEIICRDHILNTLSDSYYDMFQGVRNPRKIWAAIEREYTTQKQGTDKFLIKKYFEFKLADSFSLMDQIHNLQVIVSKLKDYGVEVLNLSKIEEGARILQKLEIDNASKTNMVEEKMNSGSKRKRPENTNSKDNKKKNRNCYNCGKKCHYKAEHKLNKKQKKNVAPSANLVDECAEIVAMMTFGTLTELHMTTPTSSKDWWYDSGAAIHVCNEKNQFKSYELLEGHEVVMANGVRAKVHGKGDVHLQFTSGKKLILTNVLHVHDVVKNLVSTDILNKKGLKAVLESNNVILSKNDVFVGKGYSCNGMFKVPDNKRTKLGPRALKSVIVGYAENSKAYGLLDLGSNIIVESRDVEFFEYKFFKDSTVTISPSSPNATSSSDIKTKEIDTPSEPRRSQRQRKEKQLPPDFVSLQAIVFLVEGNRDFLLNKTPILLNVEDDPKTYDEATKSSDAAFWKEAVNDEIDSILSNNTWVLVELPQGSKPIGCKWVFRKKYATNGTILAYKARLVAKGYRQKEGIDYFDTYAPMVRITSVRVLLVLASVFSFHVHQMDVKTDFLNGDLNEEVYMNQPEGFVLSGNEHKVCKLVKFLYGLKQAPKQWHEKFESVLLSSGFRYNNADKCIYSKSNSEYNVIICLYVNDMLIVSATLKGVVETKKYLSSKFKMKDLGEVDTILGIKVKRHSEGFCLVSITLR